TGGGGGAGTGAGGGCCATGTCCGCGAACTGCTGGGGGACAGGATCACGGACGTCCATACCCGCAAGCAGAACCTGGCCGTCAAAAGCTTCCACCAGCCCGCGGACTTCGTCAGGTACTTCAAGTCCCACTACGGCCCCATGATCTCCGTTTACAAGTCGCTCGCGGAAGACCATGACAGAGTCAACGCGCTGGATAAGGCCCTCACCGATTTGGCTGACTCCTTTGGCGACGCCCACGGCGATTCCCCGTTCCAGATGGAATGGGAATACCTGCTTTTCACGGCAAAGAAGGCCTGAGCCATGACGGAAAACCACGTGGCAACCTCAGTCATCACCATCAACGCACCTGCCGAACACGTCTGGGGCGTGCTCACGGATCCCGCCGCCGTGAAGGAGTTCATGTTCGGAACCACCCTGGAGACCGACTGGAGCGTTGGCAGTCCCATCACCTGGCAGGGCGAGTGGAACGGGAAGACGTACCGGGACAAAGGCCGCATCCTCCATGTCGAACCGGGGCGGAAACTGGTGCATACCCACTTCAGCCCCCTGTCCGGCCAGGAGGACAAGCCGGAAAACTACCACACGCTCGAGTGGACGCTTGAGGACCAGGGCGGCACCACTCGCCTGTCGCTGGCGCAGGACAACAACCCCACCGAGGAAGCCGCCGCACACTCCAAGGGCATGTGGGACAAACTCCTGGCCGACGTCAAGGCGCTCGCCGAACGCGGCTGACTGTTCCGGGCACCCAGGTAGGCCGGGGCGCTTAAAGCCAAGCGGCCGCCGTCGGACGTTCCCATTTAGGGAAGCCCGACGGCGGCCGCCGGCTTTGTGGCTTGGGGCAGCGTTGCTGCTACTCGGCGTCGTGGTCCGTTTCCAGAATCTGCACCAACCGGTCCAGCGCGTCGTCTGCGCCGGCACCTTCGGCGCGGAGGACCACCACGTCACCGTGCGAGGCGCCCAGGCTCATGAGGGACAGGATGCTGGCAGCGTCCATGGCTTCGTCGGCCGGCTCGCCTTCACGGGCGATGGTGATGTCCAGGTCGAACTCTCCGGCTGCCTCGGCAAAGATGGCGGCCGGGCGGGCGTGCAGGCCCACGCGGCTGGCAACGGTTGCTGTGCGTTCTGGCATTTTTGCTCCTTTGTCTTTCGGCGTGCTGAGGGTTCAGCGGCCGGTGAGGTGTGTGGCTAAGCCGGCTCAGACGGTTGCGGGAACCGGTTCAACCGTATCAACGGTCTTCTTGACTGCCCAGCGCTTGAGGCCAACGACGGCCAGCGCGCTGACCACGGTGCCGGCGATGATCGAGACGACGAACATCAGCAGGTTGCCGATCGCGAAGAAGACGAAGATGCCGCCGTGGGGGGCCTGGGAGGTCACGTTGAAGGCCATGGTGAGTGCGCCGGTGAGTGCGCCGCCCAGCATGGAGGCGGGGATGACGCGCAGGGGATCGGCCGCGGCGAACGGGATGGCGCCTTCGGAGATGAAGGACGCACCCAGCAGCCAGGCTGCCTTGCCGTTCTCGCGTTCGGCCAGGCTGAACACCTTCTTGTCCAGGACCGTTGCCAGTGCCATGGCCAGCGGCGGAACCATGCCGGCCGCCATCACGGTGGCCATGATCTGCCACGGAGCCTGGTTGGTGGCGCTGCCGGCGCTCAGGCCGGCCACGGCGAACGCGTAGGCAACCTTGTTGACGGGGCCGCCCAGGTCGAAGCACATCATGAGGCCAAGGATGATTCCAAGGACGACGGCGGAAGCACCGGTCATGCCGGACAGCCAGTTGTTGAGCGCCGTGGTGAGTCCGGCGATGGGTCCGCCCAGGACCAGGAACATCAGGCCGGAGGCAACGATCGAGGCGAGCAGGGGGATGATCACCACGGGCATCAGGCCGCGCAGCCAGCGGGGGACCTGCCAGGTTCCGATCAGGTGGGCGATGTAACCGGCCAGCAGGCCGCCCACGATGCCGCCCAGGAAGCCGGCGCCCATGAATCCGGACACCGCACCCGCAACGAAGCCCGGGGCGATGCCGGGCCGGTCAGCGATGGCGTACGCGATGTAGCCGGCCAGTGCGGGGACCAGGAAGCCCATGGAGAGCGCGCCGATCTTGAATGCTACGGCGCCCAGGTAGATGGCCAGGCCGCCCTCGGGCAGGTTGCCGAAGTTGTTCTGCACCACCACCTTGTCAGCGACGCCGGTGATGTCATAGCCGCCCAGGAGGAAGCCCAGCGCAATCAGCAGGCCGCCGCCGGCAACGAACGGAATCATGTAGCTGACGCCGGTGAGCAGGGCCTTCTTGAGCTTCTGGCCGATGTGCTCGCCCTTCTCCTCAGCCTCGTGCTCAGCCTGTTCCTCGGCACCGAAGTGCGGAACGCGGTGGGCGTTGGGGTTCTCTGCCGCGGCGAGCGCTTCGCGGACCATCTTGTCCGGCTCGTCGATGCCGCGCTTGACCGGAGCGTTGATGACCGGCTTGCCGGCGAAGCGCTCCTTGCCGCGGACATCCACGTCAACGGCGAAGATCACGGCGTCGGCCGCTGCGATGACCGCGGGGTCCAGTGGCTTGGCCCCGGAGGAGCCCTGGGTTTCCACCTGCAGGTCGACGCCCATTTCCTTGGCAGCTGCCACCAGCGAGTCGGCAGCCATGTACGTGTGGGCGATGCCGGTGGGGCAGGCGGTCACGGCCACGAGGCGCCTGGACCGTGCAGGGGTTGAGCCGGCGGCAGATCCGTCGGCGCTTGCGCCTGCAGCGGCTGAAGAACCTGCTTCACCGGCGCCTGCTGCCGCGCCAACAGTGGCGCCGACCGGAACGGCGTCAACCGGGGCGGCAGCGGCGTGTGCGGCGGGCTTGTCGGCCAGGGCGCCGTCCACGAGCTCCACGATTTCGGCCTGTGAGGAGGCGTTGCGCAGGGCCGCGGTGAAGTCCTTTTTGATGAGGGACCGGGCCAGCTTGGAGAGCAGCTTCAGGTGCTCCTGGTCCGCCCCGTCGGGAGCGGCGATGAAGAACACCAGGTCGGCCGGGCCGTCCTTGGCGCCGAAGTCAACCTTCGGGTCCAGCCGTGCCATGGCCAGGGTGGGAACCGTGACGGCGGCGGAACGGCAGTGCGGAATGGCGATGCCGCCAGGGATGCCGGTTGCGGTCTTCTGCTCGCGGGCGAAGGCATCGGCGAAGAGTCCTTCGACTTCCGACGCGCGTCCGGTGGCAGCTACCTTGCTTGCCAGATGCCGGATCACCGTCTCGGGGGCGTTGCCCAGGTTCTGGTCGAGCTCGACCAGGTCCGTGGTGATGAGCTGGGTCACTGTCAATCCTTTCGAAGGGCCGTGATGGTTACGGCATCCGGGGTGGTTTGGTCTGCTGCCGGAACAGTGGATCCGGGCAGCGAGGCAGCGGCGGCACCGTGGGCCACCGCCTGACGAAGGCAGTCGGCGGGGGCGGCGCCCCGGCCGTGGGCAAGCAGGTAGCCGGCAAGTGCGGAGTCGCCCGCACCCACCGTGCTGACCGCGGCGACCGGCGGGTGCGTGGCAAGCCACGCGCCGTCGGCCGTTACGAGGACAGCTCCCTTGGAACCGAGAGTTGCCAGCACAGCACCCACACCGGAACGTACGACGGCGGCTGCGGCGGCAGCGGCAGCCGCCGGGTCCGCTTCCAGCTCGTCACCGGAGGCCGGGGCAAAACCGGCGGCTGCGGCCAGCTCCGCCAGTTCTTCGGCATTGGGCTTGAGGAGGTCCGGTTTCCCGGAACCCGTGGTTGTTCCGCTGGTGCCTGTGCCGTCGTCGGGGGTTCCGGCGTCGGTCAGGGCAGCGGCGAGGGGTGTCCCGGAGGAGTCGACGGCGATCAGCGGCGAATTGCCGTTGCCCGCCTCCCGAATCCGGCGGGCCACCGTGGCGTAGAAGTTGTCCGGGAATCCGGGCGGCAGCGAACCGGCCAGGACCACCCAGCTGGCGCCGCGGGAGCTTTCCAGCAGGAGCTTGATGAGCGCTTCCTGCTGGTCCGCGGCAAGGACGGGCCCGGGCTCGTTGATCTTTGTGGTCACGCCGCCGGGCTCGGTGAGCGCCACGTTCGTGCGCAGCGGCTCGTCGATGGGGAGGGATATGAAGGGGACTGCACTTTCGCGCAGGCCGGCCAGGACGGGATCGCTGTCCGCCCCTGGCAGGACGGCAAGGGATTCGAGTCCGGAGGCCACCAGGGCGCGGGAGACGTTGACGCCTTTGCCGCCGGATTCCTGGCGGACGGAGACGGCGCGCTGTACTTCGCCGCGCGCCAGGGGCCCGGGGAGGGCCACTGTGCGGTCGAGGCTTGGGTTGGCCGTGAAGGTGACGATCATGCGATCACCACATCAACGCCGGCCTCTTCCAGGGCGGAGGCGAGTTCAGGTCCGGGTTCACTGTCTGTGATCAAGGTGTCCAGGTCTTTCAGGGAGGCGAACTGGACCAGCGTTTCCGTGTCCAGTTTGGAGGAGTCGGCCAGCACCACAATGCGGCGGGCCGACTGGACGAAGGCTGCCTTGACGGCGGCTTCTTCAGGATCGGGAGTGCTGACGCCAAAGGTGGCGTGGATGCCGTTGGTTCCGATGAACGCGATGTCCGGGCGGATGCGGCTGGCGGCATCCACCGTTGCCTGGCCCACGGCCACCTGGGTGAGTCCGCGGACCCGGCCGCCCAGGATCTGCAGGGCGACGCCGGGGACGTTGGAGAGCTTGCTGGCGATGGGTACAGCGTGGGTGATAACCACCAGTTCGTGCTGCGGCCCGGTTCCGTCGGAAGGTTCGACGGCGGTGCGTCGCGCCAGCAGGTCCGCCAGCACTTCGGTGGTGGTGCCGCCGTCCATGAGGACGCTGGCCGGCGAGTTCCGGGGGATCAGTGTGAGGGCGGCCTGGGCGATCCGGACCTTTTGGTCCGGCCGCTGGATGGCCCGCTCGGTGACGCTTTCCTCGGTGGTGCTGAAGCGGTCTGCCGCCACCGCTCCACCGTGGACGCGCCGTACGGTGCCGGCGTTCTCCAGAGCGGCAAGGTCACGGCGGATGGTTTCCGTGGTGATGCTGAAGCGCTCAGCGAGCAGGGTCACGCTGACCCGGCCGTTGCCGGCCACAAGCTCGGCAATCTTCTGCTGGCGCTCCTCGGCGAACACGTACCCTCCGTTGCGTAGTGGCTGTCGTGACTTGGATCACTCTGGTGTTGAGTTACTTGACTTTATCTTTGCTTCTGTTGGTTTGTCAATGGAAACCAACATGAAACAAGATTTAGATCTGCGAAGGGTTGGAATTCCTGCTCCGAACGACGGATTGGGAGTGTTGTGGCCTCCAGCTCTGGACA
This window of the Pseudarthrobacter defluvii genome carries:
- a CDS encoding SRPBCC domain-containing protein, with product MTENHVATSVITINAPAEHVWGVLTDPAAVKEFMFGTTLETDWSVGSPITWQGEWNGKTYRDKGRILHVEPGRKLVHTHFSPLSGQEDKPENYHTLEWTLEDQGGTTRLSLAQDNNPTEEAAAHSKGMWDKLLADVKALAERG
- a CDS encoding HPr family phosphocarrier protein; this translates as MPERTATVASRVGLHARPAAIFAEAAGEFDLDITIAREGEPADEAMDAASILSLMSLGASHGDVVVLRAEGAGADDALDRLVQILETDHDAE
- a CDS encoding PTS fructose transporter subunit IIABC; protein product: MTQLITTDLVELDQNLGNAPETVIRHLASKVAATGRASEVEGLFADAFAREQKTATGIPGGIAIPHCRSAAVTVPTLAMARLDPKVDFGAKDGPADLVFFIAAPDGADQEHLKLLSKLARSLIKKDFTAALRNASSQAEIVELVDGALADKPAAHAAAAPVDAVPVGATVGAAAGAGEAGSSAAAGASADGSAAGSTPARSRRLVAVTACPTGIAHTYMAADSLVAAAKEMGVDLQVETQGSSGAKPLDPAVIAAADAVIFAVDVDVRGKERFAGKPVINAPVKRGIDEPDKMVREALAAAENPNAHRVPHFGAEEQAEHEAEEKGEHIGQKLKKALLTGVSYMIPFVAGGGLLIALGFLLGGYDITGVADKVVVQNNFGNLPEGGLAIYLGAVAFKIGALSMGFLVPALAGYIAYAIADRPGIAPGFVAGAVSGFMGAGFLGGIVGGLLAGYIAHLIGTWQVPRWLRGLMPVVIIPLLASIVASGLMFLVLGGPIAGLTTALNNWLSGMTGASAVVLGIILGLMMCFDLGGPVNKVAYAFAVAGLSAGSATNQAPWQIMATVMAAGMVPPLAMALATVLDKKVFSLAERENGKAAWLLGASFISEGAIPFAAADPLRVIPASMLGGALTGALTMAFNVTSQAPHGGIFVFFAIGNLLMFVVSIIAGTVVSALAVVGLKRWAVKKTVDTVEPVPATV
- a CDS encoding 1-phosphofructokinase family hexose kinase, yielding MIVTFTANPSLDRTVALPGPLARGEVQRAVSVRQESGGKGVNVSRALVASGLESLAVLPGADSDPVLAGLRESAVPFISLPIDEPLRTNVALTEPGGVTTKINEPGPVLAADQQEALIKLLLESSRGASWVVLAGSLPPGFPDNFYATVARRIREAGNGNSPLIAVDSSGTPLAAALTDAGTPDDGTGTSGTTTGSGKPDLLKPNAEELAELAAAAGFAPASGDELEADPAAAAAAAAAVVRSGVGAVLATLGSKGAVLVTADGAWLATHPPVAAVSTVGAGDSALAGYLLAHGRGAAPADCLRQAVAHGAAAASLPGSTVPAADQTTPDAVTITALRKD
- a CDS encoding DeoR/GlpR family DNA-binding transcription regulator — protein: MFAEERQQKIAELVAGNGRVSVTLLAERFSITTETIRRDLAALENAGTVRRVHGGAVAADRFSTTEESVTERAIQRPDQKVRIAQAALTLIPRNSPASVLMDGGTTTEVLADLLARRTAVEPSDGTGPQHELVVITHAVPIASKLSNVPGVALQILGGRVRGLTQVAVGQATVDAASRIRPDIAFIGTNGIHATFGVSTPDPEEAAVKAAFVQSARRIVVLADSSKLDTETLVQFASLKDLDTLITDSEPGPELASALEEAGVDVVIA